The following proteins are co-located in the Micromonospora viridifaciens genome:
- a CDS encoding prepilin peptidase yields the protein MTAERLRGDPPQVDARRPAVRLLAVLAVVPPMRLAVARYAVPPRSADRARCDGCGAPIGLDRPLPALGPTARCPACRGRVGAAPGTVELALVAALAVLALTGGPAGARLAVAWWLAWAVPLALVDAAVHRLPDRLTYPAAAGVWVLLGAATLAGADPAPWLRATAAGLALAAGFAGTTLLLGRRGFGLGDAKLALGAGALLGWYGWSVLVVGLMLAVTLSALVGLALLAARRVRWSSHLPFGPFLIVATALTLLLAT from the coding sequence ATGACCGCCGAACGGCTCCGCGGCGACCCGCCGCAGGTCGACGCCCGGCGTCCGGCGGTACGCCTGCTGGCCGTCCTGGCGGTCGTACCGCCGATGCGGCTGGCCGTCGCCCGGTACGCCGTACCCCCGAGGTCTGCGGACCGGGCCCGGTGCGACGGCTGCGGCGCGCCGATCGGCCTGGACCGGCCGCTGCCGGCGCTCGGTCCGACGGCTCGGTGCCCGGCGTGCCGGGGCCGGGTCGGCGCGGCGCCCGGCACGGTCGAGTTGGCGCTGGTCGCGGCGCTGGCGGTGCTCGCGCTGACCGGCGGCCCGGCCGGCGCGCGGCTGGCGGTGGCCTGGTGGCTCGCCTGGGCGGTGCCGCTGGCCCTGGTCGACGCCGCGGTGCACCGGCTCCCGGACCGGCTCACCTATCCGGCGGCGGCCGGCGTCTGGGTGCTGCTCGGGGCGGCCACGCTGGCCGGGGCCGACCCGGCTCCCTGGCTGCGCGCCACCGCGGCCGGGCTCGCCCTCGCGGCCGGCTTCGCGGGGACCACCCTGCTGCTCGGCCGGCGCGGGTTCGGGCTCGGCGACGCCAAGCTGGCGCTCGGCGCGGGCGCGCTGCTCGGCTGGTACGGCTGGTCGGTGCTGGTGGTCGGGCTGATGCTGGCCGTCACCCTCTCCGCACTGGTCGGCCTGGCGCTGCTGGCGGCCCGGCGGGTCCGCTGGTCCAGCCACCTGCCCTTCGGCCCGTTCCTCATCGTCGCCACCGCGCTGACCCTGCTCCTCGCCACTTGA
- a CDS encoding class I SAM-dependent DNA methyltransferase — protein MTSSDLWDEDTAERYDDSSAAMFAPEVLDPAVEFLARLAGGGPALEFAIGTGRVAIPLAARGIPVTGIELSQPMVDQLRRKVPAEALPVAVGDMATTTVPGQFSLVYVVWNSIGNLRTQDEQVQCFRNAAQHLSPGGRFVVELWVPGIRRFPPGQSAVPFTVTDRHVGLDTYDMVTQQGTSHHYHRLEDGSVRYSYSNFRYIWPAECDLMARLAGLTLEQRVADWDGTPFTSDSESHVSVWRKPPDANDEASARP, from the coding sequence GTGACGAGCAGCGACTTGTGGGACGAGGACACTGCGGAGCGGTACGACGACAGCTCGGCCGCGATGTTCGCGCCGGAGGTGCTCGACCCCGCTGTCGAGTTCCTCGCCCGGCTGGCGGGTGGCGGTCCTGCCTTGGAGTTCGCGATCGGCACGGGGCGGGTCGCGATCCCGCTTGCCGCCCGAGGCATCCCCGTGACCGGGATCGAGCTGTCGCAGCCGATGGTCGACCAGTTACGACGCAAGGTGCCCGCGGAGGCGTTGCCGGTCGCCGTCGGTGACATGGCCACGACGACCGTCCCCGGCCAGTTCTCGCTCGTCTACGTCGTGTGGAACAGCATCGGCAACCTGCGCACCCAGGACGAGCAGGTGCAGTGCTTCCGCAACGCTGCCCAGCACCTGTCCCCGGGGGGTCGCTTCGTTGTCGAGCTGTGGGTGCCGGGCATCCGGCGCTTCCCGCCGGGGCAGTCGGCGGTGCCGTTCACGGTGACCGACCGGCACGTCGGCCTCGACACCTACGACATGGTCACGCAGCAGGGAACCTCCCACCACTACCATCGGCTGGAGGACGGGAGCGTCCGCTACAGCTACAGCAACTTCCGCTACATCTGGCCGGCCGAGTGCGACCTGATGGCCCGGCTGGCCGGGCTGACGCTGGAGCAGCGGGTGGCGGACTGGGACGGGACCCCGTTCACCTCGGACAGCGAGAGCCATGTGTCGGTCTGGCGCAAACCGCCCGACGCCAATGATGAGGCCTCCGCCCGCCCCTGA